The following coding sequences lie in one Mycobacterium sp. Z3061 genomic window:
- a CDS encoding FtsX-like permease family protein: MSRTLRRKVRRDVWRARWRFGAIAVIMAIGVAVFVAATDSYRNLKGSFERSYSSQRLPDAIVSGPGAAGLRAAVGAMAGSPLVEIRHQADLGIRLNGHALYGRAIGVPDSGQPSVSLLDVRTGALPRTGQLTIEQHLAEHYRLAAGDTVELLGKQGWQPFTIAGSVLSTEYLWPARSPQEVLTTPEDFGVVFLPDDELLRVLPQPVEQLAVYARDRSAADALTTAVGALATDKGLQFLPREQQPSFHTLRDDVMQFGSLAGILPWLFLAAVVLGTYVLLSRIVAAQRAVIGTLIANGLSPGAVRRHYLGYGLACAAVGILPGLFGGYQLGQWITTKYTAAIALPMHLTSIHPLTYVVAAVAVVGVALSAAVAPANAAARMQPAEAMRVAPPPDRRRITGYRLPLGRIPARWRMVLRSQLRNRRRTVFTVLGVAVSVILVMVFAGMRDTLPGMVDRQFGQIAKQDGELVVSGSADAVTEKLLGDRDVAAAEPYGAYGVSVTAGTHRYQTLLIGLSPQSRMHSFPTESGSNRLSDDGVLLGVGLRDLLAVSLGDRIDVVVPQSGVRLTERVAGFVDEPFSPVAYISLNRLRAQVVSLPVNGVLITLRPGSDARVAGDRIAALPGVVAYRSATALASTMRQAFSLYDTLVSIMLVFAAVMAAAMLYNAMSANVSERLGELGAVHAEGMGAGMLSRLIAAENLGIALIGLPLGLLGGVLLADRLLSTYHSLGYHLRLEMQATTPMVVALAILFAAALAQLPTVGRIHRLDLARIVRERAL, from the coding sequence GTGAGCCGCACGCTGCGCCGCAAGGTGCGTCGCGATGTGTGGCGGGCACGGTGGCGGTTCGGGGCGATCGCCGTGATCATGGCCATCGGCGTCGCGGTCTTCGTCGCCGCCACCGACAGTTACCGCAATCTGAAGGGCTCCTTCGAGCGGTCCTACTCCAGCCAGCGGTTGCCGGACGCCATCGTGTCCGGGCCCGGTGCGGCCGGATTGCGTGCCGCCGTCGGTGCGATGGCGGGTAGTCCGCTCGTCGAGATCCGGCACCAGGCCGACCTCGGCATCCGGCTGAACGGCCACGCGCTGTACGGACGCGCGATCGGTGTGCCCGACTCCGGGCAGCCGAGCGTGTCGTTGCTCGACGTCCGGACAGGTGCCCTGCCCCGCACCGGCCAGTTGACGATCGAGCAGCACCTGGCCGAGCACTATCGCCTCGCTGCTGGTGACACGGTCGAGTTGTTGGGAAAGCAAGGCTGGCAACCTTTTACGATCGCCGGATCGGTTCTGTCGACGGAATACCTGTGGCCCGCGCGCTCCCCGCAGGAGGTCCTGACCACCCCCGAGGACTTCGGTGTGGTCTTTCTGCCTGACGACGAACTGCTGCGGGTGCTGCCGCAGCCCGTTGAACAGCTGGCCGTGTATGCGCGCGACCGCTCCGCGGCCGACGCCCTGACCACGGCCGTCGGCGCGCTGGCGACAGACAAAGGGCTGCAGTTTCTTCCGCGCGAGCAGCAGCCGTCATTCCACACGCTGCGGGATGACGTCATGCAGTTCGGGAGCCTCGCCGGGATTCTGCCCTGGCTGTTTCTTGCCGCCGTCGTACTGGGCACCTATGTGCTGCTTTCCCGGATCGTCGCCGCCCAACGCGCCGTCATAGGAACCCTGATAGCCAACGGGCTTTCGCCCGGCGCGGTACGCAGGCACTACCTGGGGTACGGACTCGCCTGCGCCGCGGTGGGAATCCTGCCCGGACTGTTCGGCGGCTACCAACTGGGACAGTGGATTACGACGAAGTACACCGCGGCCATCGCATTGCCGATGCACCTCACCTCGATTCATCCACTCACCTACGTCGTCGCGGCGGTCGCGGTGGTCGGCGTCGCGCTGTCGGCCGCGGTGGCACCGGCCAATGCCGCCGCGAGAATGCAGCCCGCGGAAGCGATGCGAGTGGCCCCGCCGCCGGACCGCCGCCGTATCACCGGATACCGCTTGCCGCTTGGTCGCATCCCGGCGAGATGGCGGATGGTGCTCAGATCGCAACTGCGCAACCGGCGCCGGACGGTGTTCACGGTGCTTGGCGTGGCTGTGTCCGTCATCTTGGTGATGGTCTTCGCCGGCATGCGCGACACCCTGCCCGGCATGGTGGATCGCCAGTTCGGGCAGATCGCGAAGCAGGACGGTGAGCTGGTGGTGTCCGGTTCGGCAGACGCCGTCACGGAGAAGTTGCTCGGAGACCGCGACGTCGCCGCGGCGGAGCCGTACGGTGCTTATGGCGTCTCCGTCACCGCCGGCACGCACCGCTACCAGACCCTGTTGATCGGACTGTCTCCACAGAGCCGGATGCACTCCTTCCCAACGGAATCTGGATCGAACCGGCTGTCAGACGACGGAGTCCTACTCGGAGTGGGCCTCCGCGATCTGCTGGCCGTGTCGCTGGGCGACCGAATCGACGTGGTGGTGCCACAGTCCGGAGTGCGACTCACCGAGCGAGTGGCCGGATTCGTCGACGAACCTTTCTCACCGGTCGCCTACATTTCGCTCAATCGCCTTAGAGCTCAGGTGGTTTCACTGCCCGTCAACGGCGTGCTGATCACCTTGCGTCCCGGGTCCGACGCGCGGGTGGCCGGGGACCGGATAGCCGCCTTGCCGGGAGTGGTCGCCTACCGTTCGGCGACGGCGCTCGCCTCGACCATGCGGCAGGCTTTCAGCCTCTATGACACGCTGGTCAGCATCATGCTGGTCTTCGCTGCGGTGATGGCCGCCGCGATGTTGTATAACGCGATGTCTGCCAACGTATCCGAGCGACTCGGTGAACTCGGCGCGGTGCACGCTGAAGGCATGGGCGCCGGGATGCTGTCCCGCTTGATCGCCGCGGAAAATCTCGGCATCGCGCTGATCGGGCTGCCACTGGGCCTGTTGGGCGGCGTGCTGCTCGCGGATCGGCTGCTGTCCACCTACCACAGCCTCGGTTACCATCTGCGTCTTGAGATGCAGGCGACGACACCGATGGTGGTGGCGTTGGCCATTCTGTTCGCTGCCGCGCTGGCCCAGTTGCCTACCGTGGGACGGATTCACCGCCTCGATCTGGCGCGGATCGTGCGTGAACGCGCCTTATGA
- a CDS encoding saccharopine dehydrogenase NADP-binding domain-containing protein encodes MKALLFGATGAVGRSCLDVLTEAGNASVVLAGRDATRLREVATGAQGDISIARLDPTNLRVAPDCDVVINCAGPSHRLSASAAATAIEAGMPYVDPGGDQALLDRLTAAEPAVPVVLQAGVQPGLSGLLLRELARDLTGGSDGVTAWCGGLQQLTRASVLEYLASLQDRSSRPGAEVRGGRIQRVDRADRKMPPGQYFSDSVTVHPHLDAETVLAAAYLGIHNVSWMNVFDGVHTTRAMQGLALDGGATCDADLSAVLAASKLDMFGRRPYFAIVGVAGARTVAFTCPDSYRVTGAAVAYAARVVAELPAGVLPFWRIDEPRRVVDFVTEMVPDAAVTYGDQPVPPIIEEGAL; translated from the coding sequence GTGAAGGCGCTGCTGTTCGGCGCCACCGGCGCCGTGGGAAGAAGCTGCCTCGACGTCCTGACGGAGGCCGGAAATGCCTCGGTGGTGCTCGCGGGGCGCGACGCTACGCGGCTGCGGGAGGTGGCCACCGGCGCCCAAGGCGACATCAGCATCGCGCGCCTCGACCCGACCAATCTCCGCGTCGCACCGGACTGCGACGTCGTGATCAACTGCGCCGGCCCGTCACACCGACTCAGCGCATCAGCAGCCGCGACCGCCATCGAGGCCGGGATGCCCTATGTCGACCCCGGTGGTGACCAGGCGTTGCTGGACCGCCTCACGGCCGCGGAGCCCGCCGTTCCGGTCGTGCTGCAGGCGGGTGTCCAGCCCGGCCTCTCCGGCCTGCTGCTGCGTGAACTGGCCCGCGACCTGACCGGCGGGAGCGACGGCGTCACCGCATGGTGTGGCGGACTGCAGCAGCTGACGCGGGCGTCGGTGCTGGAATACCTCGCCAGCCTGCAGGACCGGAGCAGCCGCCCCGGTGCAGAGGTGCGCGGCGGGAGGATTCAGCGTGTCGATCGTGCCGACCGCAAAATGCCACCGGGTCAATACTTTTCCGACTCGGTCACGGTGCATCCACACCTGGACGCCGAAACCGTCTTGGCGGCAGCGTATCTCGGTATCCACAATGTCTCGTGGATGAATGTGTTCGACGGTGTGCACACCACCCGGGCGATGCAGGGGCTCGCCCTCGACGGCGGCGCAACGTGCGACGCCGACCTGAGCGCGGTGCTGGCGGCCTCCAAGCTCGATATGTTCGGACGCCGACCCTACTTCGCGATCGTCGGCGTGGCCGGCGCCAGGACGGTCGCCTTCACCTGTCCGGACAGCTATCGCGTCACGGGGGCGGCGGTGGCCTATGCGGCCCGGGTGGTGGCGGAATTGCCGGCGGGTGTCCTGCCCTTCTGGCGCATCGACGAGCCGCGAAGGGTGGTCGATTTCGTGACCGAGATGGTGCCCGACGCCGCGGTGACCTACGGTGATCAGCCGGTTCCGCCGATAATCGAGGAAGGGGCGCTGTGA
- a CDS encoding serine hydrolase codes for MSAPAGISLGNWLAAPYAKWSFQHVEDFVPTAVISRGSGPVAQLPVAEVPLGDIPVAGNGGVATTVGAVMLATATDGWAVAHRGSMVAEEYLDGMQAQTRHLLFSVSKSLVAAVVGVLHDTGAIELDAPVTKFVPALADSGYDGATVRHLLDMRSGIAFSENYDDPAAEIHRLDQAMGWAPRTGPDAPATLHDFLLTLRRKSPHGGPFEYRSCETDVLGWICEVAGTRRMPELMSELLWSRIGAQRDATIGIDAAGTGLFDGGINACLADMIRFGSLFLRDGVSLTGHQVLPTAWVADTLQGGPDSRQAFAANPDNNEMPGGMYRNQMWFPYPGSNVVLCLGMCGQMIYVDRSAEMVAAKLSTQAHSHEPHMVDTLRAFDAVARELRCR; via the coding sequence GTGAGCGCCCCGGCCGGCATCTCCCTGGGCAACTGGCTGGCGGCGCCCTACGCGAAGTGGTCGTTCCAGCACGTCGAAGACTTCGTGCCGACCGCGGTCATCTCGCGGGGGAGCGGGCCGGTCGCGCAGTTGCCGGTAGCCGAGGTGCCGTTGGGGGACATCCCGGTAGCCGGCAACGGTGGGGTGGCCACCACCGTCGGCGCCGTGATGCTCGCCACCGCCACCGACGGGTGGGCCGTCGCCCACCGCGGGTCCATGGTGGCCGAGGAGTATCTCGACGGCATGCAGGCGCAGACCCGGCACCTGCTGTTTTCGGTCAGCAAATCTCTGGTGGCCGCCGTCGTCGGCGTGCTGCACGACACCGGTGCCATCGAGCTTGACGCGCCCGTCACGAAATTCGTTCCGGCCCTGGCGGATTCCGGCTATGACGGAGCTACGGTGCGCCACCTGCTGGACATGAGGTCCGGAATCGCCTTCTCCGAGAACTACGACGATCCGGCCGCGGAGATTCACCGCCTCGACCAGGCGATGGGGTGGGCACCCCGCACCGGTCCGGACGCGCCCGCCACGTTGCACGACTTCCTGCTGACCTTGCGACGAAAATCACCGCACGGCGGTCCCTTCGAATACCGCTCGTGCGAAACCGATGTGCTCGGCTGGATCTGCGAGGTCGCCGGCACCCGGCGGATGCCTGAGCTGATGTCGGAACTGTTGTGGAGTCGCATCGGCGCCCAGCGCGATGCCACCATCGGCATCGACGCGGCAGGCACCGGACTGTTCGACGGCGGCATCAACGCCTGTCTGGCCGACATGATCCGCTTCGGGTCGCTGTTCCTGCGCGACGGCGTCTCATTGACCGGTCATCAGGTGTTGCCGACTGCGTGGGTCGCCGACACGCTGCAGGGCGGTCCCGACTCGCGGCAGGCGTTCGCCGCGAACCCCGACAACAACGAGATGCCCGGTGGCATGTACCGCAACCAGATGTGGTTTCCCTACCCCGGCAGCAATGTCGTGCTGTGCCTGGGTATGTGCGGTCAGATGATCTACGTGGACCGGTCGGCAGAGATGGTCGCCGCCAAGCTGTCCACCCAGGCGCACTCGCACGAGCCGCACATGGTGGACACGCTGCGCGCCTTCGACGCCGTAGCGCGCGAACTACGGTGCAGGTAA
- a CDS encoding biotin carboxylase — MAPASPEPRRPLNGLSDVRAFFHTNTTPLYFISPTPFNLLGVDRWIRNFFYLTYYDAFEGTHSRVFVPRRRDRRDFDSMDEVCSHLLSDPETLDFIAGKGPGGKCCFVMMNEEIQALARSAGLQVMHPPIELRERLGSKIVMTRLANDAGIPSVPNTIGRAGSYDELLTLAQDAGLGDDLVISIAYGNAGSGTFFVHGQRDWDQHAGDLVGQDLKVMKRIRNVEVCLEGAVTRHGTVVGPAMTSLVGYSELTPSRGSWCGNDIWHEVLPPAQTRAAREMVTKLGDVMRGQGYLGYFEVDLLHDLDSDELYLGEVNPRLSGASPMTNLTTEAYADMPLFLFHLLEYMDVEYELDIDEINSRWERGYGEDEVWGQVIITETSPEIEIFTATPRTGVWRIDDDGRVSFARTANDWATLLDGSEAFYMRVAAPGDLRSEGAQLGVLVTRGHLQTDDYRLSDRCQRWVKGMKAKFSSTPLTPAAPIVSRLVARA; from the coding sequence ATGGCGCCCGCCAGCCCCGAGCCCCGTCGCCCGCTCAACGGCCTCTCGGACGTGCGGGCGTTCTTTCACACCAACACCACACCGCTGTACTTCATCTCGCCGACCCCGTTCAATCTGCTGGGCGTGGACCGCTGGATACGGAACTTCTTCTATCTGACGTATTACGACGCTTTCGAGGGCACACATTCGCGCGTGTTCGTGCCCCGCCGACGGGACCGCCGTGACTTCGACTCCATGGACGAGGTGTGCAGCCACCTGCTGTCCGATCCCGAGACGCTCGACTTCATCGCGGGCAAAGGCCCCGGTGGCAAGTGCTGCTTCGTGATGATGAATGAGGAAATCCAGGCACTGGCGCGGTCGGCGGGCCTGCAGGTCATGCATCCGCCGATCGAGCTACGCGAGCGCCTGGGCTCCAAGATCGTCATGACGCGGCTGGCCAATGACGCGGGTATACCGAGCGTGCCCAACACGATCGGACGGGCCGGCTCCTACGACGAATTGCTGACGCTCGCGCAGGACGCCGGTCTGGGCGATGATCTCGTCATCTCGATCGCATACGGCAACGCCGGCAGTGGGACGTTCTTCGTGCACGGTCAGCGCGATTGGGACCAGCACGCCGGTGATCTGGTCGGGCAGGACCTCAAAGTCATGAAGCGCATCCGCAACGTCGAGGTGTGCCTCGAGGGTGCCGTGACCCGCCACGGCACCGTGGTCGGCCCCGCGATGACGAGTCTGGTCGGTTATTCGGAGCTGACGCCGAGCCGGGGCAGCTGGTGTGGCAATGACATCTGGCACGAGGTGTTGCCGCCGGCCCAGACCCGCGCCGCGCGGGAAATGGTGACAAAGCTGGGCGACGTCATGCGCGGCCAGGGTTACCTCGGCTACTTCGAAGTGGACCTGCTGCACGACCTCGACTCCGACGAGCTCTACCTCGGCGAGGTGAATCCGCGCCTGAGCGGCGCCAGCCCGATGACGAACCTGACCACCGAGGCGTACGCCGACATGCCGCTGTTCCTCTTTCATCTGCTCGAGTACATGGACGTGGAGTACGAGCTCGACATCGACGAAATCAACTCGCGCTGGGAGCGGGGCTATGGGGAGGACGAAGTCTGGGGTCAGGTGATCATCACGGAGACCTCGCCGGAGATCGAGATCTTCACCGCGACGCCGCGCACCGGGGTATGGCGCATCGACGACGACGGTCGCGTCTCCTTCGCGCGGACCGCCAATGACTGGGCCACCCTGCTCGACGGCTCCGAGGCCTTCTACATGCGCGTCGCGGCGCCGGGCGACTTACGTTCCGAGGGTGCCCAACTCGGCGTGCTGGTCACCCGTGGACACCTGCAGACCGACGACTACCGGCTCAGCGACCGCTGCCAGCGGTGGGTCAAAGGTATGAAGGCCAAGTTCAGCTCGACGCCCCTGACGCCCGCCGCCCCGATCGTCTCTCGGCTCGTCGCACGAGCGTGA
- a CDS encoding Gfo/Idh/MocA family oxidoreductase translates to MTRSSRPRAIVVGATFGAVYAEALAAADSPVELVGLVSTGSAASAALADRLGIALYPDLDDLPHVDVAFVVVRSGVVGGDGAQLSERLLTRGIHVMQEQPVHADEILSLLRIAKANSVRYAVNDFYSRVAPVRQFIGAARALARVTPVRYVHARSSIHVAYPLFAILSQVVGPLTPARIQVSGERGPGPFIAGRLVLGDVTIDLLVQNELCPTDPDNHARLLHAITVGSDAGELVLSHTHGPTRWHPRPRAEAAVEDWPISELVGIEFEPTTSIVRNKLWPGAVRLAGADFIESIANSATMITQRFIRATRLWSEFTSAMGPVDLIEAKMADHVSAVDLLPPCPS, encoded by the coding sequence GTGACTCGGTCCAGCCGTCCGCGCGCAATCGTCGTGGGAGCGACGTTCGGCGCGGTCTACGCCGAGGCGCTGGCGGCCGCTGATTCACCGGTTGAGTTGGTCGGACTGGTCTCCACCGGATCGGCGGCATCGGCGGCACTGGCGGATCGCCTGGGCATCGCGCTGTACCCGGACCTGGACGACCTGCCACACGTCGACGTCGCGTTCGTGGTGGTGCGCTCGGGTGTCGTCGGCGGAGATGGTGCCCAACTCAGCGAGCGGTTGCTGACGCGAGGCATCCATGTGATGCAGGAGCAGCCGGTGCATGCCGACGAAATTCTGTCCCTGTTGCGAATCGCAAAAGCGAATTCCGTACGATACGCCGTCAACGACTTTTACAGCCGGGTAGCACCGGTTCGTCAATTCATCGGTGCTGCACGGGCTCTGGCCAGAGTGACACCGGTCCGGTACGTACATGCGCGATCCTCGATCCATGTCGCCTATCCGTTGTTCGCCATCCTGAGCCAGGTCGTCGGGCCGCTGACGCCGGCGCGCATCCAGGTGTCCGGGGAACGTGGGCCGGGCCCCTTCATCGCCGGCCGGCTGGTGCTCGGTGACGTGACCATCGACCTACTGGTGCAGAACGAGCTGTGTCCCACTGACCCCGACAATCACGCGCGACTGCTGCATGCCATCACCGTCGGGTCCGACGCCGGCGAACTCGTCCTCAGCCACACCCACGGGCCGACCCGGTGGCACCCTCGTCCTCGCGCCGAAGCGGCGGTGGAGGACTGGCCCATCTCCGAGTTGGTCGGTATCGAATTCGAGCCGACCACGTCGATCGTGCGAAACAAGCTGTGGCCGGGGGCAGTTCGGCTGGCAGGGGCGGACTTCATCGAGTCGATCGCCAATTCGGCCACTATGATCACCCAGAGGTTCATTCGGGCGACCCGACTGTGGTCGGAGTTCACCTCCGCGATGGGTCCGGTGGACTTGATCGAAGCCAAGATGGCCGATCATGTCTCGGCGGTGGATTTGCTCCCCCCGTGTCCGTCATAA
- a CDS encoding ABC transporter ATP-binding protein has product MSAQPDGGDAGSESNPRNGELLVRLAGVGKTYGAGPTRVIALDAVDLDIRAGEFVVLLGPSGSGKTTLLNIIGGIDQPSEGVIEVGGRNVGALSRKSRTRYRRRQVGFVFQFFNLVPTLTARENVELLAELTGPDARSRSAAALTRVGVGDVADRFPAQLSGGQQQRVAIARAIVKQPPLLLCDEPTGSLDLNTGRQVLAALSDLARRGGQTVIVVTHNTEISRMADRVLWLHAGAISKSELIENPVDASELDW; this is encoded by the coding sequence GTGAGCGCACAACCGGACGGCGGTGACGCGGGCTCGGAGTCGAATCCTCGAAACGGCGAACTACTGGTGAGGTTGGCCGGTGTCGGCAAGACCTACGGTGCCGGGCCCACCCGGGTCATCGCATTGGACGCGGTGGACCTGGACATCCGGGCCGGCGAATTCGTGGTGCTTCTCGGCCCGTCCGGATCGGGAAAGACGACGCTGCTCAACATCATTGGCGGAATCGATCAGCCATCCGAGGGCGTGATCGAAGTCGGTGGGCGCAATGTCGGCGCGCTCAGCCGCAAGAGCCGTACCCGGTATCGGCGCCGGCAGGTTGGTTTCGTCTTCCAATTCTTCAACCTGGTGCCCACATTGACGGCGCGCGAGAACGTCGAACTGCTTGCCGAGCTGACGGGACCTGATGCACGATCCCGCAGTGCTGCCGCGTTGACGCGGGTGGGTGTCGGGGACGTCGCCGATCGCTTTCCCGCGCAACTTTCTGGGGGCCAGCAGCAGCGGGTTGCGATTGCCCGGGCAATCGTCAAGCAGCCGCCACTGTTGCTCTGCGACGAACCTACCGGAAGCCTGGATCTGAACACCGGTCGTCAAGTACTGGCGGCCCTGAGTGACCTCGCTCGCCGTGGTGGGCAGACCGTGATCGTGGTGACCCACAACACCGAGATATCGCGGATGGCAGATCGGGTGCTGTGGCTGCATGCGGGCGCGATCAGCAAGAGTGAGTTGATCGAAAACCCGGTGGACGCATCGGAATTGGACTGGTGA